The following are from one region of the Stigmatella ashevillena genome:
- the tsf gene encoding translation elongation factor Ts, with the protein MAEVSAAMVKELREQTGAGMMDCKKALAENGGDFTKAAEWLRKKGIAKAGSKEGRVAAEGIISTYVHSGRIGVMVEVNCETDFVARNEDFQALAKDVAMHIAAASPQFVRREEIPADVLEKEKEIQRAQLKEAGKPEAMWEKILVGKIEKYYETVCLVDQFWVKDDKKRLHEMITERAAKIGEKVSVRRFARFVVGEGIEKKKDDLAAEVAKTLGTAQA; encoded by the coding sequence ATGGCTGAGGTAAGCGCCGCGATGGTGAAGGAGCTCCGCGAGCAGACGGGCGCGGGCATGATGGACTGCAAGAAGGCGCTGGCCGAGAACGGCGGCGACTTCACCAAGGCCGCGGAGTGGCTGCGCAAGAAGGGCATCGCCAAGGCTGGCAGCAAGGAAGGCCGTGTCGCGGCCGAAGGCATCATCTCCACCTACGTCCACAGCGGCCGTATCGGGGTGATGGTGGAGGTCAACTGCGAGACGGACTTCGTGGCTCGCAACGAGGACTTCCAGGCCCTGGCCAAGGATGTCGCGATGCACATCGCGGCGGCTTCTCCCCAGTTCGTGCGCCGGGAGGAGATCCCCGCCGACGTGCTGGAGAAGGAGAAGGAGATCCAGCGCGCCCAGCTGAAGGAGGCGGGCAAGCCCGAGGCCATGTGGGAGAAGATCCTCGTGGGCAAGATCGAGAAGTACTACGAGACGGTCTGCCTGGTGGACCAGTTCTGGGTGAAGGACGACAAGAAGCGCCTGCACGAGATGATCACCGAGCGTGCCGCGAAGATTGGCGAGAAGGTCTCCGTGCGCCGCTTCGCCCGGTTCGTGGTGGGCGAGGGCATCGAGAAGAAGAAGGATGACCTGGCCGCCGAGGTCGCCAAGACGCTGGGCACCGCCCAGGCCTGA
- the rpsB gene encoding 30S ribosomal protein S2, which translates to MSIEGTQDTQTQAQAMAAASGITMKQLLEAGVHFGHQTKRWNPKMKPYIFGARNGIYIIDLQKTVVMARSAFRFVADITSRGGSVLFVGTKKQAQDVIREEAARAGQFFVTSRWLGGTLTNFKTIKQGIDRLKTLEKMAEDGTFERLPKKEVASLEREREKLEKNLGGVKEMAKLPRCVFVIDPKKEHIAIHEATRLGIPVIGVVDTNCDPDGIDFVIPGNDDAIRSIKLFTSKIADACLEGAARYRASGAADRDEQEERDGRDDRRNDRDDRRGPRRGDRDRRGGGGERRGPLVEMKGAPASSDAAPEGGGEAPTAE; encoded by the coding sequence ATGTCGATTGAAGGAACGCAGGACACGCAGACGCAGGCGCAAGCCATGGCCGCCGCGAGCGGCATCACGATGAAGCAGCTGCTGGAGGCCGGTGTTCACTTCGGCCACCAGACCAAGCGCTGGAACCCGAAGATGAAGCCGTACATCTTCGGTGCTCGCAACGGCATCTACATCATCGACCTGCAGAAGACCGTGGTCATGGCCCGCTCGGCCTTCCGCTTCGTGGCGGACATCACCTCGCGCGGTGGCTCGGTGCTCTTCGTGGGCACCAAGAAGCAGGCGCAGGACGTCATCCGCGAGGAGGCGGCGCGCGCGGGTCAGTTCTTCGTCACCAGCCGCTGGCTGGGTGGCACGCTGACCAACTTCAAGACCATCAAGCAGGGCATCGACCGGCTGAAGACGCTGGAGAAGATGGCCGAGGATGGCACCTTCGAGCGCCTGCCCAAGAAGGAAGTGGCCTCGCTGGAGCGTGAGCGCGAGAAGCTCGAGAAGAACCTCGGTGGCGTGAAGGAGATGGCGAAGCTGCCCCGCTGCGTGTTCGTCATCGACCCGAAGAAGGAGCACATCGCCATCCACGAGGCGACCCGTCTGGGCATCCCGGTCATCGGCGTGGTGGACACCAACTGCGATCCGGATGGCATCGACTTCGTCATTCCGGGCAACGATGACGCCATCCGCTCCATCAAGCTCTTCACCTCGAAGATCGCCGACGCGTGCCTCGAGGGTGCGGCGCGCTACCGCGCTTCGGGCGCCGCCGACCGCGATGAGCAGGAAGAGCGGGATGGCCGTGACGACCGCCGCAATGACCGCGATGACCGCCGGGGCCCGCGCCGTGGCGATCGTGATCGCCGGGGCGGTGGTGGCGAGCGCCGTGGTCCCCTCGTGGAGATGAAGGGGGCTCCGGCCTCCTCCGACGCTGCCCCCGAGGGTGGCGGCGAGGCCCCCACCGCCGAGTAG
- the secA gene encoding preprotein translocase subunit SecA, with translation MIEWTLKKLIGTKNERELKKSRLKVIRINELESRMRELKDEDFPAATARMKQEVQNGKPLDDLLFEAFALIREGARRVIGQRHYDVQLVGGMFLHDGCIAEMRTGEGKTLTATLPTYLNALSGRGVHVVTVNDYLARRDAEWMGRVYRFMGMTTGCILHELTDKQRQESYRSDITYGQNNEFGFDYLRDNMKFRLQDYVQRELNYAIVDEVDSILIDEARTPLIISGPTEDSTDKYYRVDQVIPGMVPDQDYTLDEKGRSVSLTDDGIEKLQKRLSISNLYDPGEIETLHHVEQALRAHTLYKRDKDYVVKDGEVMIVDEFTGRLMPGRRWSDGLHQAVEAKEGVKIENENQTLATISFQNYFRMYSKLSGMTGTADTEAEEFAKIYNLDVRVIPTNRDMVRKDLQDLVYKTEREKFEAAAKEIEELNKKGQPVLVGTVSIAKSEVVSSFLKKRGVPHNVLNAKQHQREADIVAQAGRKGAVTISTNMAGRGTDILLGGNAEVMTKAAMGPEPEPPAPVDGQPADLTGYQQQLEDYKKRFEETKAKFDAQTKAERAEVMGLGGLFILGTERHESRRIDNQLRGRAGRQGDPGASRFYLSLEDDLMRIFGSERISGLMERLGMEEGEVIEHAWLSRAIEGAQKRVEGHNFDIRKNLLEYDDVMNQQRRTIYKLRRQVLAAGAGLPLVEYDEDKKTRAKIRTERTISWVDFKEMVLDALEDVIVGQADTYLPTKNPTTWDLESLERNVKDVFNLEMSFSGKGSREEVEEDIYKAAEKIILQREEEFKDEFLRFLQYRYLATIDQLWKDHLLAMDHLRQGIGLRGYGQKDPKQEYKKEGYSGFIQMLGAIKTQFVSQMMRVQARNTAEETARLQRQMAQRQKQAMEGRAGEDGKIDEAAAAPRAAAKPETPRVGRNDPCPCGSGRKYKKCHGAAEASV, from the coding sequence ATGATCGAATGGACGCTGAAGAAGCTCATCGGGACCAAGAATGAGCGCGAGCTCAAGAAGTCCCGTCTGAAAGTTATCCGCATCAACGAGCTGGAAAGCCGGATGCGGGAGCTGAAGGACGAGGACTTTCCTGCCGCGACGGCCCGGATGAAGCAGGAAGTGCAGAACGGCAAGCCGCTGGACGACCTGCTGTTCGAGGCGTTCGCCCTCATCCGTGAGGGGGCCCGCCGGGTGATCGGCCAGCGTCACTACGACGTCCAGCTCGTCGGTGGCATGTTCTTGCACGACGGCTGCATCGCCGAGATGCGCACCGGTGAAGGCAAGACGCTGACGGCCACGCTGCCCACCTACCTCAACGCGCTGTCCGGGCGTGGGGTGCACGTGGTGACGGTGAACGACTACCTGGCGCGCCGCGACGCCGAGTGGATGGGCCGCGTCTACCGCTTCATGGGGATGACGACCGGTTGCATCCTCCACGAGCTGACGGACAAGCAGCGCCAGGAGTCCTACCGGTCGGACATCACCTACGGGCAGAACAACGAGTTCGGCTTCGACTACCTGCGCGACAACATGAAGTTCCGCCTGCAGGACTACGTCCAGCGCGAGCTCAACTACGCCATCGTGGACGAGGTGGACTCCATCCTCATCGACGAGGCGCGCACGCCGCTCATCATCTCGGGCCCCACCGAGGACAGCACCGACAAGTACTACCGCGTGGACCAGGTCATCCCGGGCATGGTCCCGGACCAGGACTACACGCTGGACGAGAAGGGGCGCTCGGTCTCGCTCACGGATGACGGCATCGAGAAGCTCCAGAAGCGCCTGAGCATCTCCAACCTCTACGATCCGGGTGAAATCGAGACGCTCCACCACGTGGAGCAGGCCCTGCGCGCGCACACGCTCTACAAGCGCGACAAGGACTACGTGGTGAAGGACGGCGAGGTGATGATCGTCGACGAGTTCACCGGCCGCCTCATGCCCGGCCGCCGCTGGTCGGATGGCCTGCACCAGGCCGTCGAGGCCAAGGAGGGCGTGAAGATCGAGAACGAGAACCAGACGCTGGCGACCATCTCGTTCCAGAACTACTTCCGCATGTACTCGAAGCTGTCGGGCATGACGGGCACCGCCGACACCGAGGCCGAGGAGTTCGCGAAGATCTACAACCTCGACGTGCGCGTCATCCCCACCAACCGGGACATGGTCCGCAAGGACCTGCAGGACCTGGTCTACAAGACGGAGCGCGAGAAGTTCGAGGCGGCCGCCAAGGAGATCGAGGAGCTGAACAAGAAGGGGCAGCCGGTGCTGGTGGGCACGGTGTCCATCGCCAAGAGCGAGGTGGTCTCCTCCTTCCTCAAGAAGCGCGGCGTGCCGCACAACGTCCTCAACGCCAAGCAGCACCAGCGCGAGGCCGACATCGTCGCGCAGGCGGGCCGCAAGGGCGCCGTCACCATCTCCACCAACATGGCTGGCCGTGGCACGGACATCCTCCTGGGTGGCAACGCGGAGGTGATGACCAAGGCGGCCATGGGGCCGGAGCCCGAGCCTCCCGCTCCCGTGGACGGACAGCCCGCGGACCTGACGGGCTACCAGCAGCAGCTCGAGGATTACAAGAAGCGGTTCGAGGAGACGAAGGCGAAGTTCGACGCGCAGACGAAGGCCGAGCGCGCGGAGGTGATGGGGCTGGGGGGCCTCTTCATCCTCGGCACCGAGCGGCACGAGTCGCGGCGCATCGACAACCAGCTGCGTGGCCGCGCGGGCCGCCAGGGTGACCCCGGCGCCAGCCGCTTCTACCTGTCGCTCGAGGATGACCTGATGCGCATCTTCGGCTCCGAGCGCATCTCGGGGCTGATGGAGCGGCTCGGCATGGAGGAGGGCGAGGTCATCGAGCACGCGTGGCTCAGCCGCGCCATCGAGGGCGCCCAGAAGCGCGTCGAAGGCCACAACTTCGACATCCGCAAGAACCTCCTCGAGTACGACGACGTGATGAACCAGCAGCGGCGCACCATCTACAAGCTGCGCCGCCAGGTGCTGGCCGCGGGCGCGGGCCTGCCGCTGGTCGAGTACGACGAGGACAAGAAGACGCGGGCGAAGATCCGCACCGAGCGGACGATCTCCTGGGTGGACTTCAAGGAGATGGTGCTCGACGCGCTGGAGGACGTCATCGTCGGCCAGGCGGACACCTACCTGCCCACGAAGAACCCCACCACGTGGGACCTGGAGTCGCTCGAGCGCAACGTGAAGGACGTCTTCAACCTGGAGATGTCCTTCTCGGGCAAGGGCAGCCGCGAGGAGGTCGAGGAGGACATCTACAAGGCCGCGGAGAAGATCATTCTCCAGCGCGAGGAGGAGTTCAAAGACGAGTTCCTGCGCTTCCTCCAGTACCGGTACCTGGCCACCATCGACCAACTGTGGAAGGACCACCTGCTGGCCATGGACCACCTGCGCCAGGGCATCGGCCTGCGGGGCTACGGGCAGAAGGACCCGAAGCAGGAGTACAAGAAGGAAGGCTACTCCGGCTTCATCCAGATGCTCGGCGCCATCAAGACGCAGTTCGTCAGCCAGATGATGCGGGTGCAGGCGCGCAACACGGCCGAAGAGACGGCCCGTCTCCAGCGCCAGATGGCCCAGCGTCAGAAGCAGGCGATGGAAGGGCGCGCCGGAGAAGACGGAAAGATCGACGAGGCCGCCGCGGCGCCCCGTGCCGCCGCCAAGCCCGAGACGCCTCGGGTGGGCCGCAATGATCCCTGCCCCTGCGGCAGCGGGCGCAAGTACAAGAAGTGCCACGGGGCAGCAGAAGCGAGCGTCTAG
- the rlmM gene encoding 23S rRNA (cytidine(2498)-2'-O)-methyltransferase RlmM has product MQTLAPSPGRWLWTCRAGFEPHLYEELAWADAAPRLLGEALVESTRAPPLAPAFARQGMRVLASFPLPSPGLSADALARLVAAQPLASPLVLQAFTPDTPSGNTLAPQADALVEALRSLLPAERLLEDAGRAREAGARLISLCLAPGLAVLGEVLAREALSLAPGGRRRMRREADAPSRAAMKLEEALDGLPFEPGRGEVCVDLGAAPGGWTQRLVARGARVIAVDPAKLMPELAAHPRVRHIQESAFAFAPEEPVDWLFCDMAWRPLEVAQLLAKWGRRGWVSYLVANIKLPMKDKNPLLVRVRHILTEDGGWKGLTVRQLYHDRDEVTVTAHRR; this is encoded by the coding sequence GTGCAGACCCTAGCGCCTTCGCCTGGAAGGTGGCTATGGACCTGCCGTGCAGGCTTCGAGCCGCACCTCTATGAGGAGCTGGCCTGGGCGGACGCCGCCCCCCGGCTGCTGGGAGAGGCCCTGGTGGAGAGCACCCGAGCCCCCCCCCTGGCGCCCGCCTTCGCCCGCCAGGGCATGCGGGTGTTGGCCAGCTTTCCGCTGCCCTCGCCTGGGCTTTCGGCGGATGCCCTGGCCCGGCTCGTGGCGGCGCAGCCTCTCGCTTCGCCCCTGGTCCTTCAAGCCTTCACCCCAGACACCCCCAGCGGAAATACGCTTGCTCCTCAAGCAGACGCACTCGTCGAGGCCCTGCGCTCCCTGCTGCCCGCAGAGCGGTTGCTCGAGGACGCGGGCCGCGCCCGGGAGGCAGGGGCACGTTTGATCTCCTTGTGCCTTGCCCCAGGGCTCGCCGTGCTGGGCGAGGTGCTGGCCCGAGAGGCCCTGTCCTTGGCCCCGGGGGGCAGACGGCGCATGCGGCGGGAGGCCGATGCCCCTTCGCGCGCGGCGATGAAGCTGGAAGAGGCGCTCGATGGCCTGCCGTTCGAGCCCGGCCGCGGAGAGGTGTGCGTGGACCTCGGTGCCGCCCCGGGGGGATGGACCCAGCGGTTGGTGGCCCGCGGTGCACGGGTCATCGCCGTGGATCCCGCGAAGCTGATGCCGGAGCTGGCCGCTCACCCGCGCGTCCGTCACATCCAGGAGAGCGCCTTTGCCTTCGCCCCAGAGGAGCCTGTGGACTGGCTCTTCTGCGACATGGCCTGGCGTCCCCTGGAGGTGGCCCAGTTGCTGGCCAAGTGGGGACGGCGCGGGTGGGTCTCCTACCTGGTGGCCAACATCAAGCTGCCCATGAAGGACAAGAACCCCCTGTTGGTCCGTGTGCGTCACATCCTGACCGAGGACGGAGGATGGAAGGGGTTGACCGTGCGCCAGCTCTACCACGACCGGGATGAAGTCACGGTGACGGCGCACCGCCGCTGA
- a CDS encoding diguanylate cyclase domain-containing protein encodes MPYPIDDATATALIALHPWAVARSSQPVQLAVETLLEAEHARRGQPDQTGAFSALALTQGSLLKEEFDLSTHAHHDGWRVGAVIADVQAMISVNARFGFTVGDRVLQATVSSLAAQFPGAKVVRIHSDAFAALLTPTSQLSVHADQREATRVRLTGDMARLLPEDTPPEHLPHHTVTLMELTVDQPSHWQVLGPLLWAELERAHVLERLGRTQDVLQRRRLRLDGFVPAG; translated from the coding sequence ATGCCCTACCCCATCGATGACGCCACCGCCACCGCCCTCATCGCCCTCCACCCCTGGGCTGTTGCCCGGAGTTCCCAGCCGGTCCAGCTCGCCGTGGAGACCCTGCTGGAGGCGGAGCACGCCCGGCGGGGCCAGCCCGACCAGACGGGGGCGTTCTCAGCGCTCGCGCTCACCCAGGGCTCCCTCCTCAAAGAAGAGTTCGATCTGTCCACCCACGCCCACCATGATGGCTGGCGCGTGGGCGCCGTCATCGCGGATGTGCAGGCGATGATCTCCGTCAACGCGCGCTTCGGCTTCACGGTGGGAGACAGGGTGCTCCAAGCCACGGTGAGTTCCCTGGCCGCGCAGTTCCCCGGTGCCAAGGTGGTCCGCATCCACTCGGATGCCTTCGCCGCCTTGCTCACGCCCACTTCCCAGCTCTCGGTGCACGCCGATCAGCGCGAGGCCACCCGGGTGCGCCTCACCGGGGACATGGCCAGGCTGCTGCCGGAGGACACCCCGCCCGAGCATTTGCCCCACCACACGGTGACGTTGATGGAACTCACCGTGGACCAACCGTCTCACTGGCAAGTGCTGGGCCCGCTGCTGTGGGCCGAGTTGGAGCGCGCCCACGTCCTCGAACGGCTGGGCCGCACCCAGGACGTCCTCCAGCGGCGGCGCCTCCGCCTCGATGGCTTCGTCCCCGCGGGGTGA
- a CDS encoding M23 family metallopeptidase, which yields MAKKSYTLMVVSDHNSPVKRFHIQRSFLIQLGMGLVLVGGVALGATAHYFQVAKDAAENRILREENLTLRGQLKSVRERIEHIGSTLDRVERFDQKLRAMTLLSDPQRNLAMGPTEPGNTAPTTDTQFTQLSHSEVPGVLLGKLDKLSAEATRQEQSLQELQAYFQDQKSLLASTPSVWPARGWVTSDFGQRLDPYTAERVTHAGLDIAAPHGKEIHAPSDGTVVFAGLEGGYGNVIVIDHGYGIKTRYGHLAKMLVKAGDKVKRGALIAAVGNTGRSTGPHLHYEVRVNGIPQNPRKFILEE from the coding sequence GTGGCAAAAAAGTCCTACACCCTCATGGTGGTCTCGGACCACAACTCTCCAGTCAAGCGCTTCCACATCCAGAGATCCTTTCTGATCCAGCTGGGCATGGGGCTGGTGCTGGTGGGCGGCGTGGCGCTGGGGGCGACGGCCCACTACTTCCAGGTCGCGAAGGACGCCGCGGAGAACCGCATCCTGAGGGAAGAGAACCTCACGCTGCGCGGCCAGCTCAAGTCGGTGCGTGAGCGCATCGAGCACATCGGTTCCACGCTGGATCGGGTGGAGCGGTTTGATCAGAAGCTGCGCGCGATGACGCTGCTGTCGGATCCGCAGCGCAACCTGGCCATGGGCCCCACGGAGCCCGGCAACACGGCGCCCACGACGGACACGCAGTTCACCCAGCTGTCGCACTCGGAAGTCCCGGGCGTGCTGCTGGGCAAGCTGGACAAGCTCTCGGCGGAGGCCACCCGGCAGGAGCAGAGCCTCCAGGAGTTGCAGGCATACTTCCAGGACCAGAAGTCGCTCCTGGCCTCCACGCCCTCGGTGTGGCCTGCCCGCGGATGGGTGACGAGCGACTTCGGGCAGCGGTTGGATCCGTACACGGCGGAGCGCGTGACGCACGCGGGTCTGGACATCGCGGCCCCCCACGGCAAGGAGATCCACGCACCGTCGGATGGCACGGTGGTGTTCGCGGGGCTCGAGGGCGGCTACGGCAACGTGATCGTCATCGACCACGGCTACGGCATCAAGACGCGCTACGGCCACCTGGCGAAGATGCTGGTGAAGGCCGGTGACAAGGTGAAGCGCGGGGCGCTCATCGCGGCGGTGGGCAACACGGGCCGCTCCACGGGACCGCACCTGCATTACGAAGTCCGCGTGAACGGCATCCCCCAGAACCCGCGCAAGTTCATCCTCGAGGAGTAG
- a CDS encoding Stp1/IreP family PP2C-type Ser/Thr phosphatase produces MSKTAGQTASPRLKVVSAGLTDVGRKRNHNEDSFLIDEELQLYVVADGMGGHAGGGTASRIAVETIDKELRRARESRDNPFISTSNLQDALIPEALRTAVEKACLAIYTAAQEDSRLSGMGTTVISLVVKDDQAFFAHVGDSRAYLIRGELIQQISEDHSLVNEQIKAGMITPEEAKHSRYKNIITRSVGFEEEVQVDVMGVISEPSDVFLLCSDGLANMLEDKEIHELVLQTARFQDVPQKLIDLANERGGDDNITVIVVQVQA; encoded by the coding sequence GTGTCCAAAACAGCAGGACAGACCGCTTCTCCGCGGCTGAAGGTCGTCTCGGCGGGTCTCACCGACGTCGGCCGGAAGCGGAACCACAACGAGGACAGCTTCCTCATCGACGAGGAGCTGCAGCTCTACGTCGTGGCTGATGGCATGGGAGGCCATGCCGGGGGAGGCACTGCCTCCCGCATCGCCGTCGAGACCATCGACAAAGAGCTGCGCCGGGCGCGAGAGAGCCGGGACAACCCGTTCATCTCCACCAGCAACCTTCAGGACGCGCTCATTCCCGAGGCCCTGCGCACCGCCGTCGAGAAGGCGTGCCTGGCCATCTACACCGCGGCGCAAGAGGACTCGCGCCTGTCCGGCATGGGCACCACCGTCATCTCCCTGGTGGTGAAGGACGACCAAGCCTTCTTCGCCCACGTGGGCGACAGCCGCGCCTACCTCATCCGGGGCGAGCTCATTCAGCAGATCAGCGAGGATCACTCCCTGGTCAACGAGCAGATCAAAGCAGGGATGATCACCCCCGAGGAGGCCAAGCACTCCCGGTACAAGAACATCATCACCCGCTCGGTGGGCTTCGAAGAGGAGGTCCAGGTGGATGTGATGGGCGTCATCTCCGAGCCCAGCGACGTCTTCCTGCTGTGCTCCGACGGCCTGGCGAACATGCTGGAGGACAAGGAGATCCACGAGCTGGTGCTCCAGACGGCCCGCTTCCAGGATGTGCCGCAGAAGCTGATTGATCTCGCCAACGAGCGGGGCGGCGACGACAACATCACCGTCATCGTTGTACAAGTTCAGGCCTGA
- the recN gene encoding DNA repair protein RecN — translation MLLGLRISNVAVIEEVEVGFGAGLTVLTGETGAGKSILVDALGLLLGSRADADVIRAGCDEASVEGVYACTPALAARLEELGLPNLGDEVLVRRVVGRNGRGKAYVNGSLVTVGVLARLTRGLVDIAGQHEHVSLFDAGLHRALLDRYGHLTEALATYGQHYAAFREVEGRMESLGGDEARVRERAEFLRFQRDEIDRLNPGPGEDVALDVERRRLAGAEKLKRQAAEAEVLVAGDESSALETVGRALGLINDAVRYDSTLGPIVQSLGSALAELEEAQRRLNRYAEGLESDPSRLAEVEERLDAVKRLCRKHGASLEGVLKKRGELESELSTLENRTEILEELARERQAAEVRARESATGLSRARAACAGEFSAQVREGLAGLALGKAAFEVRITPGGALRPDGTDEVEFFFSANPGEPPRALAKVASGGEASRLLLALKRALADSDGCGSYVLDEADSGVSGAIADVVGRMIKEVSGHRQVLCITHLPQVAAYADAHLLIRKGLKAERTVSEVVPLAAGDERTRELARMLSGVEVTREALGAAEALVRSAHRAMGGGLRPRRDPAPGGGSRGRLRRSA, via the coding sequence GTGCTGCTCGGACTGCGGATTTCGAACGTGGCGGTGATTGAAGAGGTGGAGGTGGGGTTCGGAGCCGGTTTGACCGTGCTCACGGGGGAGACGGGAGCAGGCAAGTCCATCTTGGTGGATGCGTTGGGACTGCTGCTCGGGAGCCGGGCGGATGCGGACGTCATTCGCGCGGGGTGTGATGAGGCCTCCGTGGAAGGTGTCTATGCGTGCACCCCCGCCCTGGCCGCGCGCCTGGAAGAGCTGGGACTGCCCAACCTGGGGGACGAGGTGCTGGTGCGCCGGGTGGTGGGCCGCAACGGGCGCGGCAAGGCCTACGTCAACGGCTCGCTGGTGACGGTGGGGGTGCTGGCCCGCTTGACGCGGGGGCTGGTCGACATCGCCGGCCAGCACGAGCATGTGAGCCTTTTCGACGCCGGACTGCACCGGGCCCTGCTGGACCGTTACGGCCACCTGACCGAAGCCCTGGCCACCTATGGCCAGCACTACGCGGCCTTCCGGGAGGTCGAGGGGCGGATGGAATCGCTGGGCGGCGATGAAGCCCGGGTGCGCGAGCGGGCCGAGTTCCTGCGCTTCCAGCGCGATGAGATCGACCGGCTCAACCCCGGGCCGGGCGAGGACGTGGCGCTGGATGTGGAGCGGCGTCGGCTGGCCGGCGCGGAGAAGCTCAAGCGCCAGGCCGCCGAGGCCGAAGTGCTCGTCGCGGGGGACGAGAGTTCCGCCTTGGAGACGGTGGGGCGGGCGCTGGGGCTCATCAACGACGCGGTGCGATACGACTCGACGCTCGGGCCCATTGTCCAGTCGCTGGGCTCGGCCCTGGCGGAGCTGGAGGAGGCGCAGCGCCGGCTCAACCGCTATGCGGAAGGGCTCGAATCGGATCCGTCCCGGCTCGCGGAGGTGGAGGAGCGGCTGGATGCCGTCAAGCGGCTGTGCCGCAAGCATGGCGCCTCGCTGGAGGGCGTGCTCAAGAAGCGCGGGGAGCTGGAGTCGGAGCTGTCCACGCTGGAGAACCGGACGGAGATTCTTGAGGAGCTCGCGCGGGAGCGTCAGGCGGCCGAGGTGCGTGCGAGAGAGAGTGCTACAGGTCTGTCGCGCGCCCGGGCTGCGTGCGCGGGGGAATTCTCGGCCCAGGTGCGCGAGGGGCTGGCCGGGCTGGCCCTGGGAAAGGCGGCCTTCGAGGTCCGCATCACGCCGGGGGGCGCGCTTCGGCCAGACGGGACGGACGAGGTGGAGTTCTTCTTCAGCGCCAACCCGGGCGAGCCCCCGCGCGCCCTCGCGAAGGTGGCCTCGGGGGGAGAGGCCAGCCGGCTCCTGCTCGCCCTCAAGCGGGCGCTCGCTGACAGCGATGGGTGTGGCTCGTATGTCCTGGACGAAGCGGATTCCGGGGTGAGCGGCGCCATCGCGGATGTGGTGGGCCGGATGATCAAAGAGGTGAGCGGCCACCGTCAGGTGCTTTGCATCACCCATCTGCCCCAGGTGGCGGCCTATGCGGACGCCCACCTGCTCATCCGCAAGGGGCTCAAGGCGGAGCGCACCGTGTCCGAGGTGGTGCCGCTGGCTGCTGGGGACGAGCGCACGCGGGAACTGGCGCGCATGCTGTCGGGCGTGGAGGTGACGCGCGAGGCGCTGGGGGCGGCCGAGGCCCTGGTCCGTTCGGCTCACCGCGCCATGGGGGGGGGCCTCCGTCCGCGGAGAGATCCCGCGCCCGGGGGGGGGAGCCGGGGGCGGCTCCGGCGGAGCGCTTGA